Part of the Vigna radiata var. radiata cultivar VC1973A unplaced genomic scaffold, Vradiata_ver6 scaffold_86, whole genome shotgun sequence genome is shown below.
tattggcataatcaaggaatttcccaccagttcatgacattaccgtacgtccccatatcgataaagacaaacatcttttactgaatgagttaaacaataaaagcattgagcgcagatgagaacccaacaattgataaataagtatatgacaagcatatgatataaataagaatttcaatatatgagagtttcaaaagattacattgttccccaacaacaaagggtttagttcaccataatcgtggtgaaactagatgaattgaatgaaaaaatgaaagaaataaccctaaacttggttgaagggagcctaagcatccaaggaacctcctccaaggtgtgtggaatagctcaggacgttctctctgccaaaagaatccctatctaattcgcaccgaggctatatataagcccaaaaatataacagatagattacagaaatatttatagaatctaactaaaaaaacagacaaccgcccaggcgcctaatttgaccgctcagcggtttgcctcttgccgctctgaccgctcagaggtcagttttgccgctgagcggtttccctctaatcgctctgagcgctcagtggaccattctggcgctcagcggcttgtttgactcttcttttcatcatttttctccttctttcatgggtctaagaccacctttcttcacttccatctttatttcatctaaaaaccctgtaaaacaatgcaaaacaagcataatatcgctaaaactaacttttgactctcaaaagACTCAACTAAGCCACATTTACTTGATtaaaagctcattctaagccacaaaggatgtgttttactatcaaatttaagcatgaaaataacggtttttataACGTTATCATACAACACCAAGTCAACTTACTCAATGTCAACTTCAAAAAACTTAGCCAACTACAGCAGGAGTTTAGAAGTTATTTAGAAGTGACATAATGTTTAGCTTAAGCATGTTACAATCTAGTATTGGCTATTTTGTAAACAGTGATATGTATTTTGAACTTCATTTTGAATtggtattttttaaactttgatatgTATTTggattattataatatgaatttcaATGACAATTTATCTTTTGAATGTGCATTTGAAGTCCAATATCTTATTATAATGTATATTCTGATGTAGATTCCATGTGCATATGAAGTATAGTATAAATCAGTCGTAATGTATATTCTGATGATAGGGAAATGGATCTTTGTTGTGAAACACTTACTCATGCTCATACACATTGACAGTCATGACATGGCCACTACAACATAATTGGCATTCATGATTAGCTAATATTATTTTGTGGTGGAAAGATTATAGATATATCTTATTTGAGGATTgagtttgtttttcatatttataaaatgatttgatGTTGACTTGCATTCCCTAAATGACTTATATTAATCATGGAATTGGATTATCAAGAATGACAAATGGTTATCAGGAAGTGCCTTGAAGCAAATGGGTACATTGGTTGATCTCACATCAATAACAGGGCAGTCTTTCCTGTTAAAGCAAGTGTTGTTTATGGCATTGTTcttgaatcaaaattttaatatcacTTTGACACAATCATAATAAAGGTCTGGTTTATAGGTTAGTTTAGGTCGCCAAAGTGAACTTTGACTTTGATTAAAGAACAACATTAAAAGCTTTGACTTTGACTAAAGTTAAATTGTTTCATATTACTCAGAAGTTTTGTTCACAAGTATGTTACAAAACATGTTGAAATAAGTTGGTTCAAATGCCATGAGTTTTGCGATGAGTTTATCATTTCAATATAAACTTCAATGTGCTAATATTCTATATATCAGACTAAATGTATACTAAAAGCATAAATTCAGATGCATAAATTGACATTTCTCATTCATTTCAAAACATCATATTACAATATGACCAAAGTGTTCTTCACAACAATTGTCTAATAGAACACATCATGGacttttaaacaaaatacaaacaagGATGATGTTAATCAACCCCATAAAACATAACATCCATACTAACATCTTCTCCCTCTTCTGACAACCTATAACAAATTTTTCCAAGCTattaatctttctcctttgcctAGCAATAGTACTATCAACATCATCTACATTATCTTCATTATGTCATTTAAAGAAATTGCATCCTTGAAGTTCTTCATTTCTTGTCCGCTGTTCAAAGTATCCAACCATAAACATTTCATTAATCACCAAAGTAATTTATCACAAACATTAAACTACAAACCTTGTAATTAAGGTAGCCCCAGAATTGTTTCCCCTCGTTGATAACTGTTTTGTCACTCTCAACACAACAACCTCCCCACAATAGCATATTTGGCTTCCAACGAATCCTCTGGATGAACCACCACGAGAGCTCCCTCATGAGCAAGACAAACAACCTTGATTCAAAGACATTGTCACTTCAAAGCCAAGGCCAAAACGAGACAACCATGAACCACTTCGTCAAGCAACTGCAAAAGAGGGAACACCAATTCGCCAAACATGAACCACCACCCTACTGCCAACAGACAACACTAACATCCAAACCATAAACAACAacagaaaggagaagaagacaAACAAGATGAAGAACACCCACCATTGTACCGTGTTCGCAATGTAGCTGAAGAAATCCAACTAAAGAACTCCAACTCTAACTCCACTTTGTTTATGCCCTGACTCAATTTTTCCCCAATTTCAAAAGCCCAATTTGTTAATATTCACCTCAACCTGTAGTTAAATAACACCTCAGCACGCACAAAACTAAATAATGACATGTTACCACTAACTAGTGCCAGATCATCAGCCCATTAACTTTGTTTGTTTCTACTTAATGGAAGGGACAACATTGATGCAATTTTTACTAAGTGAGGACTAAGTTCACACACTTTTTAAACGAGGGACCTTTTTGACATAAACCAATCAAAGAGGGGACAAAATAAGCTATTAATCCtaaaaaaagcaaaagcatAAAGTGTTGGACAAAAGAGACAAAACAAAGTTTGAGAAATATGTGATTAAAAGACTAATTATTAATATagattcatctcttctttcaccAACAATATCATCATGACCAACCCAAATCCATGATCGTTCATGATATTGAAAGACTCTTCAATTACTTGATTAAGCATCCACTTGAAAGCCCATAACTCTTCAACAAGGTCTCAAACCATCCACTAACATTGATCTTTGCATTATCACTATGCAAAAATATTTGATAGTTTGTGGGTAGTGCAAGTAGGGTGCTTTCCATTCTTGTACATTAGAAGTATGACATGAGTGTTAATGGTTGGATATATCGAGGAGGAGGCTCACTAGGGATACAATTACCAATGATATTTAAGTCTAATTATATAAGGAATTGACACCACTCTTTACCAAAAACCTTAATGGATTAATGagtctttcatttttatatagtgttccactttttcatttttatccaatgtgaaacttggactcacacttggatttcCAACAAATCTCTCCCTCAAGGGTGAGTTCCTTCCACATTGATACATTTCTCGTCCAGTAAAAACATTCTCAATCAATCACAGTCACGAGTAATCCTTTCTATCGTTGTTCATCTTAACGAAACTCGCTTACTTGAAACATTTCGCCAAAAAACTTTcgatataaaaatcattatattcAACGAGTTATCAAAACAAACTATCGACTTTTGAtaccattttattaaaataatcctTCACGCACACCctcaaatgttatcaaatatttatgtaaaattgagtCTCAACTTTCTATTCAAGATGACTTTTAATAATCACTTCCAAATACCAAAATcgttttacaaataaaataatgactaaAAACATATCTATAGGACGGCTTAaccaaatatatcaataaaaatataatcatctATTTAACCAAAACGTTCtctaaaaaattacaaataaatccctttcattattttaagtttatttaacattgATGACTCTCTCTTCCGACAACTTTGATATTTACACAAACTCTTATTGGCTTCTCTAAATTAACTGAACAAATGTATACAGTCCCCATGTTGCAGCATGACTAAAAGTACCAACCTCAATGTTGATGGAGAATTCTTAGTAGCTATAATGCCCATGGAGTCCTGAAAAATGAAGAAGTCACCACATGTCACACTGAAATTGTAAGCTAATGTGATTAAGATtcaagacaaagtagaaaaaaaatgatgatgGAAATGATTGATAGTGCCTAGTTTTCTCACCCTCTCCAGGACAAATATTTGTTGAATCATGTTTCGTGGGAATGAAGGACAACAACAAATATCTCTCTTCTTGAGCTGAAAAAGTTAATTTGAGAGCTGAGCAGTGGCGAAGAGCGGAGAAGAACGGAAGTGAATCCGGCGGAGCAAACACGCTCTATTTCGAACCCTAGCTGAGGCGCCACAAGGAGGTGCTCGCGGCGGCCACTACGGAGAAGGAATTGCCAGCGACTGTCGCGCGGCGGTTTTGTTAGATGCTGATGATGGACGAGGCGTGACGACTCTCGACGCTGAAGGCCTGGTTCACGAGGGTTTGGCAGTGGAGGAGCACGCAGTGGTAGCCCGTCGATGCAGGCAAAGGTGGGATCGCCGGAAATGACAGCTTAGGGTTTAGGTGTTGCGTTGAGCGCGAGAGAGAAATGAATGGAGGAGCAAGCTATTCTGAGGAGGCGCACAGTGGGCGTGACGAGGCTCGCCGGAATCTTCGCCAGCGTTTGAGCGCAGTGAAGGGTTAAGGAGGAAGCCTCATGCGTTTGTGTGTAATGATTATGGAAAAGAAGAACCTGAAATTGGGAGagaaaaacaatcaaatttttGGAGGAACggttgaaaaaaaatgaggatAAAGAGTAAAAATTGGCTTTTGGATAATTCACCAGATTCATCTAAATCATGTTAAGTTGTAAGAGGTTTTTATAATTTCTGCAAAATAACtctcattaaatatttttttttatcgaaatATCATTCTCTGGAGTATGATATGATATGCACTTGTCTGGGGAAAGATTTAGAATATTATCtccttaaaaattaaattttgtgatCAGCAATTTTTAAGTGTGTTATTGGTGAGATTGTTGCTGTTGATTTTCTGAcagataattatatatacatatgcaTATTCACTTATGCTGTAACTACGTTTTTATAGCATGAGTATTCCTATGTAATCTTGAATACACCTATTGTTAtcattatatatctttattttcgTGAAATAAAAACGGTCTTTCTGGTGTAACATAACATGTGTTTATTGATATCTCATCATtcatatatatgtgtttgtgtatgcATTTGGATGAagatttttaacttatttattttactgaCAGGACATGTTGAGGCTCAATGAACCACACAAGAACATCATCGTCTATTCTCCTGTCACAACTGTCACGATCCCGCCACTTTACCACAATTCTCACACTCCATCTCCTTTATTCAATGATTCCACTTGGTTTTAAAGtgaacatagaaaaaaaaaaagatccaTTTGGTTTgagtttctttcattttcacacCCGTCACCGTCTTCTAGTTCCATGTAACACCACGTcgcaagaaaacaaaaccaataAGGGAGGTGGTGAGGAAAATATGGAGCACTTTGTTGTGGTGGTCCTCAGTTCTCTCTCTAACACTTTTCCTCCTTTATATAATTCCTTTGCCATCACCCTATTGCAGCCATTCTTCCATGGAGGGGTTGGAGCCAAAGGTGGTGGTGAGGGGTGAGAGGTTGAAGAGGGATGTAGATTGTGGTGATAACCAAAAAGGGTACGTGGAGCTTCGGCAggaaaataagaagaagaagaaaggggaGGGAGGGAAGAAAGGGTGTGTTGATGGTGGCATGCTGTGTTGTCAAGCGGAGAAGTGCAACGCTGATCTGCATGAGGCCAAGCAATACCACAGGAGGCACAAGGTGTGTGAGAGTCATGCCGAGGCTCAGGTTGTGCTTGTTCATGGCACCAAACAACGGTTCTGTCAGCAATGTAGCAGGTTTGGGGAGGTTCGACTTTTGTGTTTTTAACCTTTTCTCTCTTTGTAAAATGTCTAATCACGTCAATCAGAACGTTGAGAGAACGTTGGATCCACGTTTTTCTAACCTGTTACAAACACCTATTAAGTTTGCTTTTCCTGTTTTATGGAGGTTTTTTGTTCTTGCTAGGTTCttttgatgaaaagaaaagacaagACTTACAGCTTATATGAGTTTACATCAAATACTTTAATTAGTATTAAGATGGAATTCTATATCTCTAGTAAGAGAATACCAAAATAACCAGAAAACTggatttgaattttcttttagaaggaGTCATCTTGAAATTCAAGGTGCATGAACTGTGTCCACCTTTTAGAGTTGGATAGTTTGGAGATATTGGAAGCAAATTGAGTTTGAGTTGGATTGGTcgttttaatgatttttgtaGTTGTATGTGTTGAACTCAAATGATGATCTAAAAATGATATATAGTCACACTGGAACCAAAGACTTATTTCTGTGGTGTTAGAGGACTTTTCCCTTTCTATTATGTTGAATTTAATGTAACTTCAGTTATCAAGATATAGACTGATTCTGTCATGTTGAAATTGTAATCAAACTCGTCTTACTCTGTGAAGTGATTGTTTGATGTCTTCTGGAAGACAAGCTTTTGCATGAGCCTTCTGAGATGTTTTAATTTAGGGAATCATGAAGTTCAGAAAGGATAATAATTTGGATATGTTAATATGCAAAGTCAAGGATACTGAAATTTATATTTGGCATGTGCATCTGT
Proteins encoded:
- the LOC106754228 gene encoding squamosa promoter-binding-like protein 3, with the protein product MEGLEPKVVVRGERLKRDVDCGDNQKGYVELRQENKKKKKGEGGKKGCVDGGMLCCQAEKCNADLHEAKQYHRRHKVCESHAEAQVVLVHGTKQRFCQQCSRFHELSEFDDAKRSCRRRLAVHNERRRKNSSDQSQAEGSRHHKGSEVPQMKDIACGQANERGRTHITIQENSAYKKFEIR